In Paenibacillus durus, the DNA window CGTTTCGTCCTGATGGTTCGGTTTAACATAGAAATCGGTAGCCCCCGCGAAAATCCCCAGCAGGGTGCGCGCACTGGAGTCCTGCCATCTTTCGAACAGTTCAAAGGCTTGGTCAAGTCCGCCGCGGGCAAATCTTTCCGTAAACATCAGCACTTTATTATGAGCCAGGGTGACAGGTGCGCTCGTATGAGATTCAAGCTCGTTGAGCGCATCGCCGGGGTTCTGAATTCCTATTTTGTAAACAATTCTTCTCTCCTGGTTCGATTCCATTGAAGAACTGCGGATAGAGTTAAGAGTTTCAAAATAGAACACGATATTATTCTCTTCATCCCGATCAAGCAAAATGGAGGTTACAAACACGATATGATCCAGATCCCTGTATCCAAGGCACGAGGTCAGCAAGCACGACGGGATCGATAGAATCAGCAGGAGCACCGCTATTTTTCTTATGTACCTCATCATTTTCTACCCCTGTAAACAAAAGATTTGGATATCTTTCTCAGAGGACCCCGTACAAATATATCCTTGTTCGCAGCACGAAATGACTTCTCGGTGCCAAGCGGGAATAAATAGGGGTAGTCACAGCTTCTAAGCGAAGCCAGATGAGCGACCAGCAGAATGAAGCCCAGATAAAATCCGTGCAGCCCGAAGCAAGCCGACATAATGATCGAGAAAATCGACCACACAGACACCGCGGAGTTAAATCTCGGGTTAATAAAAGAGGTTATGGCATAAACCCCGGTGACCACAACCGTAGTTTGCGAAGTAAGCCCCGCGCCTACGGCGGCGTCTCCCAGAATCAAAGCGCCGACAATACTGAGCGACTGCCCAATCTGATTCGGAAGCCGCCGTCCGGCTTCTCTTGAGAGCTCGAAGAATAGAAACATCAATATAACCTCAACGACAGTCGGAAAGGGAACCCCTGAGCGGGATACCGCAAGCTTAAAGACAAATGCCGAGGGGATGAGTGAAAAATGATGGGTGGTCAACGCGACATAAAACCCCGGCAGCAGCAGCGAGATCATAACAGACCCCAATCTTACGAAGCGCAGCAAGGAGGCAAAGAGCATGTTCGTGGAATAGTCATCCGTAGCCTGAAGGTTCTCAAAAAAAAAGCACGGCGCGGTCAGCGCAAAAGCCGTTCCGTTCACCATAACTGAAATTCTCCCCTCAAAAAGCTTGGCGACCACTGAGTCCGGCTTGTCGGAATAACCGATGGTGTCAAACAAAGTGCCCCCCGGACTTAACGTTTCCGCTACATAGTGAATATCCAGCACAAACTCATTGTCCATATCTTGCAGCTTTTTTCGTACCGTTTCTACAAGATCATCGGGCGCAGACCCTTCAACATATAACAGCACCGCCTGCGTCTTCGATTGCTTGCCCAGTAGATAGCCCTCCACCTTGAGCGTTTCTGTAGCCATTCTTTTTCTTATTAAGCTGATGTTGTCGACCAAAAGCTCGTTGAAGCTTTCATTGGAACCCACCAGGGAGGACTCGAATTGTGATTTCTCGATAGCTCTGGTTTCAATTTTTTTGGCGTCACAGGATATGGTATAATCCATTGCTTCAAATATGACCACCGGGCTCCCTGACAGAATATACTCAAATGCCTGCCCGGCATCCGATACTTCGTCAAATTTAGCGGCAAGTATGGCCGTGGTGATATCTTCTTTGGCCACAGGGTACTCCTGCAATTGAGCTAAAGGATCGATGATATATTGGCTGATATAGGTTGAATCGCAGATGGTCTCGATATAGAACAAGATGATCTTGCTCTGCTTAACATAAATTTCCCGCTTAATAAAATCGAAACAACCGTTTAGCTTGGCTGTTATTTCAGCTTCTTTTACTGCCATCATCCTCCCCGCCCTTCTTTGCCTTTTGGTGTAGTATGCCAAGATTCCGGAATAATATTCCTGATAGTTGACGATACTGCTGACAAGATGTATCTCTTTTCTGAAAGAAGGTATCCGATGTGGGAAGCATGAATTCAAAACATTTATTTTTTATTATCACCAGTCTGGCTGTTGTAACGTTGAAGACATTTCCTACGGCTTTTATCAAGCTTGGCGGGAGAGACACCTGGATTGCGATGATTCTGGCGTCCCCGATCATCCTTTTGTATATCTGGCTGCTTCTGAAGATCCATAAGAAATCAGGAAACTATAATCTGCTGGATATTTATTCAAAAACGCTGGGGAAGTGGGTCGGGGCTTTTTTCTCATGCTTATTTCTGCTGACCATTCTATTAACTATATTTGAAAGCGCCGGGGCGGAGGCCATTGTCATTCATTCGGGCTTTCAGTTGCTTACTCCGGTATGGGTGTTTATTGCCGTTACTGCCCTGTCTGCGGTTTATATTGTCAAAAAGGGGATTGCCTCCGTCACCATTACGACGATCATTGTCATCTTTTTCATCAGCATATCCGGCATCATACTGGGATTCCTTACGCATAAGTATAAAGAAATGAAGCATATCTATCCCATTCTGGAGCATGGAATGACCGTCGGTTTCTTTCTATCCACCATGAAAATTTTGGGCGCGCTCAGCTGCGTCATTATTTTCGTTCCCTATCTTGACAGTGTGCGGGACAAGACCAAGCTCATCAAGCACAGCACCCTCGCTCTATTATTCATCATCCAGATGCTGATTTTCTCCATGCTGGGGGTTATCACTACTTTTGGCCCTGAGCGGGCGGAAGACCTTCTCTTTCCTAAACTGATCCAGACACAGATTATCAGCGCTTTCGGCTTCTTGGAAGCCGGTGAGCTGTTTGTCATGCTGCAGGTTGTCGCGGGCTGGTATATCCGGTACGTCGTCTGCTTGTTTGCGCTCATGGAGCTGATCAGGCAGTCGGGAATGAAGATAAGATTCAAAGAGTATTATATCTGCGCGCTGACGATCATCTTCTCTTATCTGTTTTCCAAAAATCTGTTCGATATGTTTCACATTCTTGACTACCTGCTGTATGTTCAGCTGATCAATTTCTTCGTGATTCCGCTGATCATCTACATTCTTTACTATTTCAAGGAGGCGCGGGCCTCTGAAAGCTTAAATTCAAACAAAAAGAAACGGCTGCCCGCTCCTTAGAAGGGTGGCATCCGTCTCTCTTAGCTTGCTAGTGGCGCATCGACAGTCCGAACCTTAATTTGTGCTAGAATGCGCTTTTGCCGGATTTATAGTATTTCTGCTTATACTCGTCAAACGTAATATTCTCCGTCTGGCCTTCAGCATACGATTCATGAACGAACTTCCAATAGGATACGAGATCCGCGTGTCTGCCCTGGTAGTCTGCCGGAATTTTGTATAAATATTCGACTGACTTCTCATCGTCCCCGTCCTGCCCGTAAATATTGTACATGGCGAAGTTATATATGGCCGTAAGGTCTTCGCTTGGATGGGGAACTTTCTTAAATTCCGCCTCAATGGAGCGGTAATCTTCACTTTCGAGCTGTTTATCCACTTTCGCCCAAAACTCCTCATCCTCCCCAGCCGCCGATGGAGTTGTCGGGACCGCCGATGGGACTGCAGATGGAGCTGCCGTCGGGACCGCCGATGGGACTGCCGTCGGAGACGCTGTTGCTGCTGCCGTCGGTGCTGCCGATACGACTGGTGCCTGCGCCGCCGACGGGACTGCCGTTGGAGCCGCTGATACGGCCGCCCCCGGAGCCGCCGTTCCGTCTGGACCCTGCTTCGACGCTGAAGTGGTACCGTTACCGCATCCGGACGAAGCAAGAAGGATAATAAGAATCAAAACGCATTTCAGTAGTTTCATATCAACGACCCCTAGCTTGAACTTTATCCTGATAGGACAAGAAGAAACGGCTTCGCCGTCCTCGCAGGAGGAGGGCATCCGTTTCTCGTAGAAATATAAGGCCATTTATAAGCGTAAAACTTATAGATTCTTATATTTAAACAAAAACCAGCCATGCACTCTGCCTGCGCATTGACCGGTTGCTTGTCCTGAATCCTGTTTCAATGAAGCTTATTAAAATGCCAGCTCTACCGCACCGTCCTCGTAAATATCGACCCGCTGGGCGCACATCAGCATGCCCAAACCGTTCGCAAAACCCTTTTCCTTAATATCTCTTTCTCTGCGTTCCCATCTCTCGCGGTCATGAATAATGTCGTACAGGTAGTAGAATTCTGTTTCATTCGCTGCTTTCGTCTTCTCTACAAAGATGAAGTCGTCCCCGAAAAGCTCCTTGAACCAGCCCGCTGCCTCCTCATGTGTCGAA includes these proteins:
- a CDS encoding spore germination protein gives rise to the protein MMAVKEAEITAKLNGCFDFIKREIYVKQSKIILFYIETICDSTYISQYIIDPLAQLQEYPVAKEDITTAILAAKFDEVSDAGQAFEYILSGSPVVIFEAMDYTISCDAKKIETRAIEKSQFESSLVGSNESFNELLVDNISLIRKRMATETLKVEGYLLGKQSKTQAVLLYVEGSAPDDLVETVRKKLQDMDNEFVLDIHYVAETLSPGGTLFDTIGYSDKPDSVVAKLFEGRISVMVNGTAFALTAPCFFFENLQATDDYSTNMLFASLLRFVRLGSVMISLLLPGFYVALTTHHFSLIPSAFVFKLAVSRSGVPFPTVVEVILMFLFFELSREAGRRLPNQIGQSLSIVGALILGDAAVGAGLTSQTTVVVTGVYAITSFINPRFNSAVSVWSIFSIIMSACFGLHGFYLGFILLVAHLASLRSCDYPYLFPLGTEKSFRAANKDIFVRGPLRKISKSFVYRGRK
- a CDS encoding GerAB/ArcD/ProY family transporter; translated protein: MNSKHLFFIITSLAVVTLKTFPTAFIKLGGRDTWIAMILASPIILLYIWLLLKIHKKSGNYNLLDIYSKTLGKWVGAFFSCLFLLTILLTIFESAGAEAIVIHSGFQLLTPVWVFIAVTALSAVYIVKKGIASVTITTIIVIFFISISGIILGFLTHKYKEMKHIYPILEHGMTVGFFLSTMKILGALSCVIIFVPYLDSVRDKTKLIKHSTLALLFIIQMLIFSMLGVITTFGPERAEDLLFPKLIQTQIISAFGFLEAGELFVMLQVVAGWYIRYVVCLFALMELIRQSGMKIRFKEYYICALTIIFSYLFSKNLFDMFHILDYLLYVQLINFFVIPLIIYILYYFKEARASESLNSNKKKRLPAP